The following proteins are encoded in a genomic region of Phycisphaera sp.:
- a CDS encoding DUF3341 domain-containing protein — MGILGLPSRPDHGFRTPDGGVVHGVMAEFQTSADVYHAAEQVRDAGFQKWDVFAPFPIHGIDEAIGMKRTKLPLIVAGGAITGISVALLMQWWMTAVDYPLVVQGKAYAAWEPWVPVTFELGVLFSAFASLIGMLALNGLPRWNHPLLKSERFLRVSDDRFAIVIEAGDAKFQGSDTVSMLQGLGATHVELVEE, encoded by the coding sequence ATGGGCATCCTCGGACTTCCATCCCGGCCCGACCACGGATTCCGCACGCCCGACGGCGGCGTTGTTCACGGCGTGATGGCCGAATTCCAGACGTCCGCCGACGTGTACCACGCCGCCGAGCAGGTGCGTGACGCGGGCTTCCAGAAGTGGGACGTGTTCGCGCCCTTCCCGATCCACGGCATCGACGAGGCCATCGGCATGAAGCGCACGAAGCTGCCGCTGATCGTCGCCGGTGGCGCGATCACGGGCATCAGCGTCGCCTTGCTGATGCAGTGGTGGATGACGGCCGTCGACTACCCCCTGGTCGTCCAGGGTAAGGCCTACGCCGCGTGGGAGCCCTGGGTGCCGGTCACGTTCGAACTCGGTGTGTTGTTTTCCGCGTTCGCGTCGCTCATCGGCATGCTGGCCCTTAACGGGCTGCCGAGGTGGAACCACCCGTTGCTCAAGAGCGAGCGGTTCTTGCGTGTCAGCGACGACCGGTTCGCCATTGTCATCGAAGCGGGCGATGCCAAGTTCCAGGGCTCGGACACGGTCTCGATGCTCCAGGGCCTTGGAGCCACGCACGTCGAACTGGTGGAGGAGTGA
- the nrfD gene encoding polysulfide reductase NrfD — protein sequence MSHLPPDQRTADRLAGRAPEASTYAPEPGTGDGSLTDDPAGRAPLVLNNRSVHEITEIVCGYAEKSPGRWWLPLFGMTASIAGIGQLMILYLIITGVGVWGLTNQVDWAWDITNFVFWIGIGHAGTLISAILCLFKQQWRTAVNRAAEAMTIFAVICAGIFPGIHVGRAWMAWFLAPLPNSNWIWPNFRSPLLWDVFAVSTYATVSVLFWFMGMIPDLATLRDRADLRLLQNPHQARLPFTPFKPDALRSFIYGFLSLGWRNSSRHWMRYEKAYILLAGLSTPLVLSVHSIVSFDFATSILPGWHTTIFPPYFVAGAVFGGFAMVLLLLIPCRELFPNMKDLLTLRHLENMSKILLVTGMLVGFAYSMEFFIAWYSGNDFEYSVFAFNRALPIWLHEDGAPYWWAYWTMISCNVLSPQLFWVKALRRNPVVIWIVALAVTIGMWFERFVIIVTSLHRAFLPGEWHMFYPTWVDILTFVGSCGIFMTLFLLFLRFLPIFPIAEIKAILPEADPHGHGDQGHGHGHNQAQGPGSGGVGHGESVVDSSDTDSSNEEEGR from the coding sequence GTGAGCCATCTTCCCCCCGATCAACGCACCGCCGATCGCCTGGCCGGCCGGGCCCCAGAGGCCTCGACCTACGCGCCCGAGCCCGGCACGGGCGACGGCTCGCTGACCGACGACCCTGCCGGCCGCGCACCCCTGGTGCTCAACAACCGCTCGGTCCACGAGATCACCGAGATCGTGTGTGGGTATGCCGAGAAGAGCCCGGGCCGCTGGTGGCTGCCGTTGTTCGGCATGACCGCCAGCATCGCGGGCATCGGCCAGTTGATGATCCTCTACCTGATCATTACCGGCGTGGGTGTGTGGGGCCTGACCAACCAGGTCGACTGGGCCTGGGACATCACCAACTTCGTGTTCTGGATCGGTATCGGCCACGCTGGCACGCTGATCAGCGCCATCCTCTGCCTGTTCAAGCAGCAGTGGCGCACGGCGGTGAACCGGGCGGCCGAGGCGATGACCATCTTCGCGGTGATCTGCGCGGGCATCTTCCCGGGCATCCACGTGGGCCGGGCCTGGATGGCCTGGTTCCTGGCGCCGCTGCCCAACAGCAACTGGATCTGGCCCAACTTCCGCAGCCCGCTGCTGTGGGACGTGTTCGCGGTGAGCACCTACGCCACCGTGTCGGTGCTGTTCTGGTTCATGGGCATGATCCCCGACCTTGCGACGTTGCGAGACCGGGCCGATCTCCGCCTACTCCAGAATCCGCACCAGGCGCGACTGCCGTTCACTCCGTTCAAGCCCGACGCACTGCGGTCGTTCATCTATGGTTTCCTCTCGCTGGGCTGGCGCAACTCGAGCCGCCACTGGATGCGCTACGAGAAGGCCTACATCCTGCTGGCCGGACTGTCGACGCCGCTAGTGCTCAGCGTGCACTCCATCGTGTCGTTCGACTTCGCGACCTCGATCCTGCCCGGCTGGCACACGACGATCTTCCCGCCCTACTTCGTGGCCGGTGCCGTGTTTGGCGGATTCGCCATGGTGCTGCTGCTGCTGATCCCCTGCCGTGAGCTCTTCCCCAACATGAAGGACCTGCTCACGCTCCGCCACCTGGAGAACATGAGCAAGATCCTGCTGGTCACGGGCATGCTGGTGGGCTTTGCCTATTCGATGGAGTTCTTCATCGCCTGGTACAGCGGCAACGACTTCGAGTACTCGGTGTTCGCCTTCAACCGGGCCCTGCCGATCTGGTTGCACGAAGATGGTGCCCCCTATTGGTGGGCCTACTGGACAATGATCTCGTGCAACGTGCTGAGCCCGCAGCTCTTCTGGGTGAAGGCGCTGCGGCGCAACCCGGTCGTCATCTGGATCGTCGCGCTGGCGGTGACCATCGGCATGTGGTTCGAGCGTTTCGTGATCATCGTGACCAGCCTCCACCGCGCGTTCCTGCCGGGCGAGTGGCACATGTTCTACCCCACCTGGGTCGACATCCTGACCTTCGTCGGCTCGTGCGGCATCTTCATGACCCTGTTCCTGCTGTTCCTGCGATTCCTGCCGATCTTCCCGATCGCCGAGATCAAGGCCATCCTGCCCGAGGCCGACCCGCACGGGCACGGTGACCAGGGGCATGGCCACGGCCACAACCAGGCCCAGGGCCCCGGTTCGGGCGGCGTGGGCCACGGCGAGAGCGTGGTTGATTCCTCTGACACTGATTCCTCAAACGAAGAAGAGGGCCGCTGA
- a CDS encoding c-type cytochrome — translation MNAMNALMANLSPLLATANLQDRLWFGDKSFTAAGNQADWMFQFIWWCSVVSFVGLMGLMVWFSLKYRRRSGKAAPASPHHNTILEITWTVIPTLFFAVMFFEGFRGYINLSYAPVGAIECNLTARQWQWSLEYPGGQISSEFETETEGARATENKQFISSQDSPVWYFPEEQPVLLRMTSTDVIHSFWVPDFRMKYDVFPNRYTSYTFTPEPLDDTARIMEDEELGAYPYRDHTVFCAEYCGDYHSEMAAIIRVVPREIYEAKLEIFGSPRGTLAERGQLVAQQNGCYSCHSVDGASGTGPTWKDLYNNEHQYADGSTVLADDNHIRESIYVPAAKIRAGYANQMVSYQGSISSEQLGWIISYMKTLSEATPQGELAATQVDPDAEGGEGETGESASEGDAGAAESMEGTPSGG, via the coding sequence ATGAACGCGATGAACGCCTTGATGGCCAACCTCTCCCCGCTGCTGGCCACGGCCAACTTGCAGGATCGCCTGTGGTTCGGTGACAAGAGCTTCACGGCGGCTGGCAATCAGGCCGACTGGATGTTCCAGTTCATCTGGTGGTGCTCGGTGGTCTCGTTTGTAGGCCTCATGGGGCTGATGGTGTGGTTCTCGCTGAAGTACCGCCGGCGCTCTGGCAAGGCCGCGCCCGCGAGCCCGCACCACAACACGATCCTCGAGATCACCTGGACGGTCATCCCGACGCTGTTCTTCGCGGTTATGTTCTTCGAAGGCTTCCGCGGCTACATCAACCTGAGCTACGCCCCGGTGGGGGCCATCGAGTGCAACCTCACCGCCCGCCAGTGGCAGTGGTCGCTTGAGTATCCTGGCGGGCAGATCAGTTCCGAATTCGAGACCGAGACCGAGGGTGCCCGGGCAACCGAGAACAAGCAATTCATCTCAAGCCAAGATTCACCGGTCTGGTACTTTCCCGAAGAGCAGCCTGTGTTGCTCAGGATGACGAGCACCGACGTGATCCATAGCTTCTGGGTGCCCGACTTCCGGATGAAGTACGACGTGTTCCCCAACCGGTACACGAGCTACACGTTCACGCCCGAACCACTCGACGACACGGCCCGCATCATGGAAGACGAGGAACTCGGCGCGTATCCCTACCGTGACCATACCGTTTTCTGCGCCGAGTACTGCGGTGATTATCACTCCGAGATGGCCGCGATCATCCGCGTCGTCCCGCGTGAGATCTACGAGGCCAAGCTCGAAATCTTTGGCTCACCGCGTGGCACCCTGGCCGAGCGCGGCCAGCTCGTGGCCCAGCAGAACGGCTGCTACTCGTGCCACTCGGTGGATGGCGCAAGCGGCACGGGTCCGACGTGGAAGGACCTGTACAACAACGAGCACCAGTACGCCGATGGCAGCACTGTGCTGGCCGATGACAACCACATCCGCGAATCGATCTACGTGCCGGCCGCCAAGATCCGGGCGGGCTACGCCAACCAGATGGTGAGCTACCAGGGCAGCATCAGCTCCGAGCAGCTCGGCTGGATCATCTCGTACATGAAGACGCTCAGCGAGGCCACGCCCCAGGGCGAGCTGGCCGCCACACAGGTCGACCCCGATGCCGAAGGCGGCGAGGGCGAGACCGGTGAGAGTGCCAGCGAAGGCGATGCCGGAGCGGCCGAGTCGATGGAAGGAACCCCCAGCGGCGGCTGA
- a CDS encoding cbb3-type cytochrome c oxidase subunit I, producing the protein MSSLDSHAGSAPQHGGGHHGSYLTSKGSLWADIVNWATTVDHKKIGLMYLTAILILFFMGGVMALVVRIELLEPTRVMVNAAGETVTTGQRLSFLASDTAAGYNIYNRAMTLHGAIMVFMFIVPGIPASLGNFFLPLMIGAKDVAFPRLNLASWYVYVFGSLFALASALVGGIDTGWTLYTPYSTITDADHWRLVSMITGVFIMGFASIMTGLNFVVTTHKLRAPGMGWFDMPLFVWAIYATAIIQVLATPVIGITTLMLIFERLFNFGLFDPRMGGDPVLFQHFFWFYSHPVVYIMILPAFGVISETITCHARKNVFGYKSVAFASLGIAAVSFLVWAHHMFTSQGELTAAIFSFLTFFVAVPTAVKVFNWISTLYKGSIVFNTPMLYTLGFLFLFTIGGLTGLPLATLSTDMHLHDSYYVVAHFHYVMFGGTVIALLAGLHHWWPKMFGKMYAETPAKLGFWLVFLGFNTTFFIQFVMGAHGMPRRYASYPDEYQWMHVISTVGSWMLLAGFLTHLFTFIHSLLQGKPCGPNPWGGMTLEWEADSPPDEHNFAHEPIVRHGPYAYDTEIPPHWTEDEYPLPDEPSQH; encoded by the coding sequence ATGAGTTCGCTCGATTCCCATGCCGGCTCGGCCCCACAACACGGTGGCGGACACCATGGGTCCTACCTGACCTCGAAGGGCAGCCTGTGGGCCGATATCGTCAACTGGGCGACCACGGTCGACCACAAGAAGATCGGCCTGATGTACCTTACGGCCATCCTCATCCTGTTCTTCATGGGCGGGGTAATGGCGCTGGTGGTGCGGATCGAGTTGCTCGAACCCACGCGCGTGATGGTCAACGCCGCGGGCGAGACGGTCACGACCGGCCAGCGGCTCTCGTTCCTGGCGAGTGATACGGCCGCAGGATACAACATCTACAACCGCGCCATGACCCTGCACGGGGCGATTATGGTGTTCATGTTCATCGTGCCGGGCATCCCTGCCAGCCTGGGCAACTTCTTCTTGCCACTGATGATCGGCGCCAAGGACGTGGCCTTCCCCCGGCTGAACCTGGCCAGTTGGTATGTATACGTGTTCGGCTCGCTTTTCGCCCTCGCCTCGGCGTTGGTTGGCGGCATCGATACCGGCTGGACGCTGTATACGCCATACTCAACCATCACGGACGCCGACCACTGGCGGCTCGTTTCGATGATCACCGGCGTGTTCATCATGGGCTTCGCGTCCATCATGACGGGCCTGAACTTCGTGGTGACCACGCACAAGCTGCGTGCGCCGGGCATGGGGTGGTTCGACATGCCCCTGTTCGTGTGGGCCATCTACGCGACGGCCATCATCCAGGTGCTGGCCACCCCGGTCATCGGCATCACGACGCTCATGCTCATCTTCGAGCGACTGTTCAACTTCGGCCTGTTCGACCCGCGTATGGGCGGCGATCCGGTGCTGTTCCAACACTTCTTCTGGTTCTACAGCCACCCGGTGGTGTACATCATGATCCTGCCGGCCTTCGGCGTGATCAGCGAGACCATCACCTGCCACGCACGCAAGAACGTGTTCGGCTACAAGTCGGTCGCGTTCGCTTCGCTGGGCATCGCGGCGGTGAGCTTCCTTGTGTGGGCCCACCACATGTTCACCAGCCAGGGCGAGCTGACGGCGGCGATCTTCAGCTTCCTGACCTTCTTCGTGGCCGTGCCGACGGCGGTGAAGGTGTTCAACTGGATCTCGACGCTCTATAAGGGCTCGATCGTCTTCAACACGCCCATGCTCTACACGCTGGGCTTCCTGTTCCTGTTCACCATCGGCGGGCTGACCGGCCTGCCCCTGGCCACGCTGTCGACCGACATGCACCTGCACGACTCGTACTACGTCGTGGCCCACTTCCACTACGTGATGTTCGGCGGCACGGTTATCGCCCTGTTGGCCGGCCTGCACCACTGGTGGCCCAAGATGTTCGGCAAGATGTACGCCGAGACGCCCGCGAAGCTGGGCTTCTGGCTGGTCTTCCTGGGCTTCAACACCACGTTCTTCATCCAATTCGTGATGGGTGCCCACGGCATGCCGCGGCGGTACGCAAGCTATCCCGACGAGTACCAGTGGATGCACGTGATCTCGACGGTGGGTTCGTGGATGCTGCTGGCCGGCTTCCTGACGCACCTGTTCACGTTCATTCACTCCTTGTTGCAAGGCAAGCCGTGCGGCCCGAACCCCTGGGGTGGCATGACGCTCGAGTGGGAGGCCGACTCGCCGCCCGACGAGCACAATTTCGCGCATGAGCCGATCGTCAGGCATGGTCCGTATGCGTACGACACCGAGATCCCGCCGCACTGGACCGAGGACGAGTATCCGCTGCCCGACGAGCCGTCCCAGCACTAA
- a CDS encoding SCO family protein, which yields MTTILRNIATMTAALGLSVAACAQLIEDDVPVQARGLDIEEKLGARVPLDAMVTTADGATMRLGDFFDDEANPDRGKPTILLLVYYDCPVACPAMLGNLNKAFNGIDDWTIGEQYNVLAVSFDPSNTQEQAQEYAMLYRSGYEQNADNAEAVAGGYRFLRASGDTSRAIAESVGFGYRFLPDVDEYAHATGAVVLTPDGTVSRYFYGFDYQARQVRLSLLDAGEGRSGRSFGDRVLLFCFTYDPNSNTYTLAAVRVMQAGGVLTILLIGGLLAGLKLSEHLAKVRRRTATPTTEETGLDSGRPDGRAVGAHA from the coding sequence ATGACCACGATCCTGCGCAACATCGCGACCATGACGGCGGCCCTCGGCCTGTCGGTGGCGGCGTGCGCGCAGTTGATCGAGGACGACGTGCCAGTGCAGGCCCGGGGCCTGGACATCGAGGAGAAGCTCGGCGCCCGAGTGCCGCTCGACGCGATGGTCACGACCGCAGATGGCGCGACGATGCGCCTGGGTGACTTCTTCGACGATGAGGCCAACCCCGATCGCGGCAAGCCGACGATATTGCTGCTGGTCTATTACGACTGCCCGGTGGCCTGCCCTGCCATGCTGGGGAACCTCAACAAGGCCTTCAACGGCATCGACGACTGGACCATCGGCGAGCAGTACAACGTGCTGGCGGTGTCCTTCGACCCCAGCAACACACAAGAGCAAGCGCAGGAATACGCCATGCTCTATCGGTCCGGCTACGAGCAGAACGCCGACAACGCGGAGGCGGTGGCCGGCGGCTACCGATTCCTGCGAGCCAGCGGCGACACGTCGCGGGCGATCGCCGAGTCGGTGGGCTTTGGCTATCGCTTCCTGCCCGACGTCGACGAGTACGCCCATGCCACCGGCGCGGTAGTGCTAACCCCCGACGGCACCGTGTCGCGGTACTTCTATGGATTCGACTATCAGGCCCGGCAGGTCCGCCTATCGCTGCTCGACGCGGGCGAGGGCCGCTCGGGCCGCAGCTTCGGCGATCGGGTGCTGCTGTTCTGCTTCACCTACGACCCCAATAGCAACACGTACACCCTGGCCGCCGTCCGCGTGATGCAGGCCGGCGGGGTGCTCACGATCCTGCTGATCGGCGGCCTGCTGGCCGGGCTGAAGCTTAGCGAGCACTTGGCCAAGGTCCGCCGCCGGACAGCCACCCCGACCACAGAAGAGACAGGACTTGACAGCGGCCGCCCCGATGGGCGGGCCGTGGGAGCCCACGCATGA
- a CDS encoding TAT-variant-translocated molybdopterin oxidoreductase, whose product MAEKTIDQCPSTRGKREIDRAPRKLAETAGRPVWRSVDEFVDKADFREWLGREFPSRASELLEGSRRDFLKVMGASLALAGAATIPGCRRPEHTIMPYSREVPEDQVPGRAKYYATAMPLPGGGAEGLLVETHTGRPTKIEGNPLHPINQGRSSIWSQAAVLDLYDPYRLMQVSYNNPTRGALEATWDDFGVWARGDDGLTRYDANGGRGLAFVAGKQTSPSRDAMRDAVMRRWPNARWLAYEPLENPNAVEASRLAFGQPMTEELRLENAKRMVLVERDPAYGERDELRNARGLVSQRAPMTAEDDQGDPIDMSRIYAVEGSLSTSGGKADHRMRLAPSLQPAFVVALAKALMRQIGGDSAIQSALAGVTVPSGITLKQAWIDQCAADLAAHRGESIVLVGASLPLGVHALAHAMNAALGAVGSVVRYRPMPADIAANGHANLVALGQAIDAGQVSTMVCLNTNPVYDAPVEANFAERFEKVPTRITLSVHDTETAAASTWRLNGTHFLEQWGDVVAADGTLSVVQPMIAPLYYGKSEIELLAFLAGETFEDEARLTHLEESARKQGAVVVDGQDGPTRVGNADDVFPEDVAGETAEGGDELPAWPEGHHIVRSVWRRVMRERFGVGARGEFEKRWRRALHDGLVAGSAQAGRSPNTNLPSLANAIGTIRIGSVPAEGSMDVLFTPGRTLDGRYAGNAWLQELPDIGSMTTWDNPALISPATAQKMGLVPGGDNPKHVYLREHTTGKMVRLSVGGRTLELPVWICPGLADDTIVLRLGYGRTRGGAIAEGAGFDTYGVRTAGQYAAAGARMERVPGDYWIASTQNHWSLEGRTEIVRRVELPAWQRFGDYKKKHNDEYELAKSELNFAEQLGTVSHAPPNRSIYGNPLNKGTGEDATGKGDAEPGSTYSQSPQWGMTIDMAACTGCGVCTIACQSENNIPVVGKQEVAKGREMTWIRVDRYFVGELNDPEEILHQPVACVHCENAPCETVCPVNATVHGPEGHNYMVYNRCIGTRYCANNCPYKVRRFNFFDYGTKRLEGGLNEETSRATNGFFEDKLPPNQHFIPPRLRAKLTEIEKMQKNPNVTVRSRGVMEKCTYCIQRTNNAKIETKLRGLESIPEGFVQTACQQACPTGAIVFGDILDPESAVTRTRDSGRNYAVLGYLNTRPRTTHMMAVYNPNPEILKVEDKKRYEHLDWHPHDVKNEKMGLELHYQDGPGHGDDHGEPHARGTSFFDLHRREEDTGYALSLKVLKGAMSQGGLL is encoded by the coding sequence ATGGCAGAGAAGACCATCGACCAGTGCCCCTCGACCCGCGGGAAGCGTGAGATCGATCGCGCACCGCGGAAGCTCGCCGAAACGGCCGGGCGTCCGGTGTGGCGCAGCGTCGACGAGTTCGTTGACAAGGCCGACTTCCGCGAGTGGCTCGGTCGCGAGTTCCCCTCGCGCGCCAGCGAGTTGCTCGAGGGCTCGCGCCGCGACTTCCTGAAGGTCATGGGCGCGTCGCTCGCGCTGGCCGGCGCCGCGACCATCCCCGGCTGCCGCCGCCCCGAGCACACCATCATGCCTTACTCGCGCGAGGTGCCCGAGGACCAGGTGCCCGGCCGCGCGAAGTACTACGCCACGGCGATGCCCCTGCCCGGCGGCGGGGCCGAGGGCCTGCTCGTCGAGACGCACACCGGCCGGCCGACGAAGATCGAGGGCAACCCGCTGCACCCGATCAACCAGGGGCGTAGCAGCATCTGGTCGCAGGCGGCCGTGCTCGACCTGTACGATCCGTACCGCCTGATGCAGGTGTCGTACAACAACCCGACCCGGGGTGCGCTCGAGGCGACGTGGGATGACTTCGGCGTGTGGGCACGCGGCGATGACGGCCTGACGCGCTACGACGCGAATGGTGGTCGCGGGCTCGCGTTCGTCGCCGGCAAGCAGACCAGCCCCAGCCGCGACGCGATGCGCGACGCGGTGATGCGTCGCTGGCCCAACGCCCGCTGGCTGGCGTACGAGCCGCTCGAGAACCCCAACGCCGTCGAGGCGTCACGCCTGGCGTTCGGCCAGCCGATGACCGAGGAGCTGCGTCTCGAGAACGCTAAGCGGATGGTGCTCGTTGAGCGCGACCCGGCGTATGGCGAGCGCGACGAACTGCGGAACGCTCGCGGCTTGGTGTCCCAGCGTGCGCCGATGACCGCCGAGGACGACCAAGGCGATCCGATCGACATGAGCCGCATCTACGCGGTCGAGGGTTCCCTCTCGACCAGCGGTGGCAAGGCCGACCATCGGATGCGTCTGGCGCCGTCGCTGCAGCCGGCCTTCGTGGTCGCGTTGGCCAAGGCGTTGATGCGGCAGATTGGTGGCGATTCGGCGATCCAGTCGGCGCTCGCGGGCGTCACGGTGCCCTCGGGCATCACGCTGAAGCAGGCCTGGATCGACCAGTGTGCGGCGGACCTTGCGGCGCACCGCGGCGAGTCGATCGTGCTCGTCGGCGCATCGCTGCCGCTGGGCGTGCATGCTCTCGCCCATGCGATGAACGCGGCCCTTGGTGCGGTTGGATCGGTGGTCCGCTACCGCCCGATGCCGGCCGACATCGCTGCGAACGGCCACGCGAACCTCGTCGCGCTCGGCCAGGCGATCGACGCCGGCCAGGTGAGCACGATGGTGTGCCTGAACACCAACCCCGTGTACGACGCGCCCGTCGAGGCGAACTTTGCCGAGCGGTTCGAGAAGGTGCCCACGCGCATCACGCTGAGCGTACACGATACCGAGACGGCCGCCGCCTCGACGTGGCGCCTCAACGGCACCCACTTCCTGGAGCAGTGGGGCGACGTGGTGGCCGCCGACGGCACGCTGAGCGTCGTGCAGCCCATGATCGCGCCGCTGTACTACGGCAAGAGCGAGATCGAACTGCTGGCCTTCCTTGCGGGCGAGACCTTCGAGGACGAGGCACGCCTGACGCACCTGGAAGAGTCGGCACGCAAGCAAGGCGCCGTGGTCGTTGATGGCCAGGACGGCCCGACCCGCGTGGGCAACGCCGACGACGTGTTCCCCGAAGATGTGGCCGGCGAGACTGCCGAGGGCGGCGATGAGTTGCCCGCGTGGCCCGAGGGCCACCACATCGTCCGGTCCGTGTGGCGTCGCGTGATGCGTGAGCGATTCGGTGTTGGCGCTCGCGGTGAATTCGAGAAGCGCTGGCGTCGGGCGTTGCACGATGGGTTGGTGGCGGGCTCCGCCCAAGCCGGGCGTTCGCCAAACACGAACCTGCCGAGCCTGGCCAATGCTATCGGGACGATCCGTATCGGCAGCGTACCAGCCGAGGGCTCGATGGACGTGCTGTTCACCCCCGGCCGCACGCTCGATGGCCGTTATGCCGGCAACGCGTGGCTGCAGGAACTACCCGACATCGGCAGCATGACGACCTGGGACAACCCGGCGCTCATCAGCCCGGCTACCGCCCAGAAGATGGGCCTGGTGCCCGGCGGCGACAACCCCAAGCACGTGTATCTGCGCGAGCACACCACGGGAAAGATGGTCCGCCTGAGTGTTGGCGGCCGCACGCTCGAATTGCCGGTGTGGATCTGCCCCGGGTTGGCCGACGACACGATCGTGCTTCGGCTCGGATATGGCCGCACGCGCGGCGGGGCGATCGCTGAGGGCGCGGGCTTCGACACCTACGGGGTTCGGACCGCCGGGCAGTACGCCGCAGCGGGCGCACGCATGGAGCGGGTGCCGGGCGATTACTGGATCGCCAGCACGCAGAACCACTGGTCGCTCGAAGGCCGCACCGAGATCGTGCGCCGCGTCGAGCTGCCCGCGTGGCAGCGGTTCGGCGATTACAAGAAGAAGCACAACGACGAGTACGAGTTGGCAAAGAGCGAACTGAACTTCGCTGAGCAGCTCGGCACGGTGAGCCACGCGCCGCCCAACCGTTCGATCTACGGCAACCCGCTGAATAAGGGCACGGGCGAAGACGCCACGGGCAAGGGCGATGCCGAGCCCGGCTCGACGTACAGCCAGAGCCCGCAGTGGGGCATGACTATCGACATGGCCGCGTGCACCGGCTGCGGCGTGTGCACCATCGCGTGCCAGAGCGAGAACAACATCCCGGTCGTGGGCAAGCAGGAGGTCGCCAAGGGCCGCGAGATGACGTGGATCCGCGTCGATCGCTACTTCGTGGGCGAACTGAACGACCCCGAGGAGATCCTGCACCAGCCGGTGGCGTGTGTGCATTGCGAGAACGCGCCGTGCGAGACGGTGTGCCCGGTGAACGCGACCGTGCACGGCCCCGAGGGCCACAACTACATGGTCTACAACCGCTGCATTGGCACGCGGTATTGCGCGAACAACTGCCCGTACAAGGTCCGCCGGTTCAACTTCTTCGATTACGGCACCAAGCGGCTCGAGGGTGGGCTGAACGAGGAGACCAGCCGGGCGACCAACGGCTTCTTCGAGGACAAGCTGCCGCCCAACCAGCACTTCATCCCGCCTCGCCTTCGGGCCAAGCTGACCGAGATCGAGAAGATGCAGAAGAACCCGAACGTCACCGTCCGCTCGCGCGGCGTGATGGAAAAGTGTACCTACTGCATCCAGCGCACCAACAACGCCAAGATCGAAACCAAGCTCAGGGGCCTCGAGAGCATCCCCGAGGGCTTCGTACAGACGGCTTGCCAGCAGGCGTGCCCGACCGGCGCGATCGTGTTCGGCGACATCCTCGACCCCGAGAGCGCCGTCACCAGGACGCGCGACAGCGGCCGCAACTACGCGGTGCTGGGCTACCTGAACACCCGCCCGCGCACGACGCACATGATGGCGGTGTACAACCCCAACCCCGAGATCCTCAAGGTCGAAGACAAGAAGCGCTACGAGCACCTCGACTGGCACCCACACGACGTGAAGAACGAGAAGATGGGCCTCGAGTTGCACTATCAGGACGGGCCTGGACACGGCGATGACCACGGCGAGCCGCACGCACGGGGAACGAGTTTCTTCGATCTCCATCGGCGTGAGGAAGACACCGGGTACGCCTTGAGCCTCAAGGTCCTGAAGGGCGCAATGTCGCAGGGAGGCCTGCTGTGA
- a CDS encoding cytochrome c, which translates to MPSTRTRATLSLALAAVGLAAALPMAGCRGDRSEKRPHQFFPDLDDGPSFKPQSKTPFFADGRTMREPVDGTVAFGVFSFTEDTIPGEIDWAMPFLREREDILGEGIETYSGLNADGTPLQTMPVEVTSELLARGEERFNIYCSACHGYSGDGNGMVGRRWSAPVPTFHDAKYKDRGEPTGGDGYLFHIARNGLKHPDGRYRMPGYGHALTIDDTWAVVAHIRVLQQAFDNDPQSLPAEAQGQLDPRGGSTGSGSTGSTEQGGGQ; encoded by the coding sequence ATGCCGAGCACACGCACCAGAGCAACACTGAGCCTCGCATTGGCCGCTGTCGGCCTCGCCGCCGCGCTGCCTATGGCCGGCTGCCGGGGCGATCGCTCCGAGAAGCGCCCCCACCAGTTCTTCCCAGATCTGGACGACGGCCCGAGCTTCAAGCCGCAGTCGAAGACCCCGTTCTTCGCCGACGGCCGGACCATGCGCGAGCCCGTCGACGGCACGGTCGCTTTCGGCGTGTTCTCGTTCACCGAAGACACGATCCCCGGCGAGATCGATTGGGCCATGCCCTTCCTCCGCGAGCGTGAGGACATCTTGGGTGAGGGCATCGAGACCTACTCAGGCCTGAACGCCGACGGCACGCCCCTGCAGACCATGCCCGTCGAGGTGACCAGCGAGCTGCTCGCCCGCGGCGAAGAGCGGTTCAACATCTATTGCTCGGCCTGCCACGGCTACTCGGGTGACGGCAACGGCATGGTCGGTCGGCGCTGGTCGGCGCCGGTGCCGACCTTCCACGACGCGAAGTACAAGGATCGAGGCGAGCCCACCGGCGGCGACGGATACCTCTTCCACATCGCCCGCAACGGGCTGAAGCACCCCGACGGCCGCTACCGCATGCCAGGGTATGGGCACGCCCTGACCATCGATGACACCTGGGCTGTCGTGGCGCACATCCGCGTGCTGCAGCAGGCCTTCGACAACGATCCGCAATCCTTGCCCGCCGAGGCGCAGGGCCAGCTCGACCCGCGCGGCGGTTCGACGGGTTCGGGTTCGACGGGTTCAACAGAGCAGGGGGGTGGCCAGTGA